A portion of the Clostridium gelidum genome contains these proteins:
- a CDS encoding tetratricopeptide repeat protein, translating into MSEKNKKYNITTVTKSKDKEKAGVIVEAEKPLSKSMLWELQTEFFSNQGPEAWIKGIVPQYITTNPYIANQYAKTVFGYLRDYAAREDIDKNTVIYIMELAAGVGRFTYTFLKRFLHMIENSSLKGLKFKYIVSDFAERNIEYWQNHSFLKPYFESGVLDCATFDISKDEEVKLRYSGEILSSGKMKNPLILFANYTFDSLPQDTFYVKDEELFEGLITVTSKETRDPNDKSILAGLDYYYTDKKIDGSDYYEDKNFNNVLMHYKNSLEDTAFYMPIIGLRCISRLRKLFNDDVILISADKGYKNEESMAGNYHPFLSKHGCISMTVNFHALELYFKGLGGKAIHSIYEHENVNVSLFLLSKNNNDFVETSMAYNEIIEGIGPDDFYIMKKAIMPLSKSLTTKELLTFLRFTVWDSRTLLELYNILLERIPTEENFPKDELIDAIKNIWEHYFPIGEEGDLGYHFGSILGYLGQDNDALRFLESSLEFYGECPETNYEIALCYYNLQQIDKALEYTEKSLVLDPDFEEGKNLKNILKAI; encoded by the coding sequence TTGTCAGAAAAAAATAAGAAATATAACATTACTACGGTTACTAAGTCAAAAGATAAGGAGAAGGCTGGAGTTATAGTTGAGGCTGAAAAGCCATTATCTAAGTCAATGTTATGGGAATTACAAACGGAGTTCTTTTCAAATCAGGGGCCAGAGGCGTGGATTAAAGGAATCGTACCTCAATATATAACAACAAATCCTTACATTGCAAACCAATATGCTAAAACTGTCTTTGGGTATTTACGAGATTATGCAGCACGGGAAGATATAGATAAAAATACTGTCATCTACATAATGGAGCTTGCAGCAGGAGTGGGACGATTTACCTATACTTTTCTAAAAAGATTTTTACATATGATTGAAAATTCTTCACTAAAAGGTCTAAAGTTTAAATATATAGTATCAGATTTTGCGGAGAGAAATATTGAATATTGGCAAAATCACAGCTTTTTAAAGCCTTACTTTGAATCAGGAGTACTTGATTGTGCAACCTTTGATATATCTAAAGATGAAGAGGTTAAACTTAGATATAGTGGAGAAATTCTATCAAGTGGCAAAATGAAAAATCCTTTAATTTTATTTGCTAATTATACCTTTGACAGTCTTCCTCAAGATACTTTTTATGTTAAGGACGAAGAACTTTTTGAGGGATTAATTACAGTAACTTCAAAAGAGACACGTGACCCTAACGATAAATCCATTCTGGCAGGTTTGGATTATTATTATACAGATAAAAAAATTGATGGCAGCGATTATTACGAAGATAAGAATTTTAATAATGTGCTAATGCATTATAAAAATTCTCTAGAGGATACAGCTTTTTACATGCCTATAATTGGTTTAAGGTGTATTTCAAGATTAAGAAAGTTATTTAATGATGACGTAATCCTAATATCGGCTGATAAGGGTTATAAAAATGAAGAATCTATGGCTGGAAATTATCATCCGTTTTTATCAAAACATGGGTGTATTTCTATGACAGTCAACTTTCATGCTTTAGAGCTATATTTTAAAGGCCTTGGTGGAAAAGCCATACATAGCATATATGAGCATGAAAATGTAAATGTGTCACTGTTTTTATTAAGTAAGAATAATAATGATTTTGTAGAGACTTCAATGGCTTATAATGAGATTATTGAAGGCATAGGGCCAGATGACTTCTATATTATGAAAAAAGCAATTATGCCTTTAAGTAAGTCTTTAACTACCAAAGAACTTTTGACGTTCTTAAGGTTTACCGTATGGGATTCAAGAACTTTACTTGAATTATATAACATATTGCTTGAAAGAATACCAACAGAAGAAAACTTTCCGAAAGATGAATTGATTGATGCAATCAAAAACATTTGGGAACACTATTTTCCTATTGGTGAAGAAGGAGATTTAGGATATCATTTTGGCTCAATATTGGGTTATCTTGGTCAAGATAATGATGCTCTAAGATTTTTGGAATCTTCATTAGAATTTTATGGTGAGTGCCCTGAAACCAATTATGAAATTGCACTTTGTTATTATAATTTGCAACAAATTGATAAAGCACTTGAGTATACAGAAAAATCTCTAGTTTTAGATCCAGATTTTGAGGAAGGAAAAAATTTAAAAAATATACTTAAAGCAATATAG
- a CDS encoding IS1182 family transposase gives MLKTKLYNKNYNQFNDNYQLILPLNLENLIPEDDSVRLLSHILEGLNYTKLYQAYSSVGRKPAVEPKIMFKIVSYAYSQNVYSSRKIEKACKRDINFKWLLQGYKAPDHATISRFRKEYLSNEVIEDLFYQQVKYLAAQKEILFENVFIDGTKIEANANRYTFVWKKSIYKNEEKMFDKILTLAENINLEESRDFIVKKETLIYDIDKILEWLLYEKDKRNIEFVHGIGKRKTAIQKWIEQLFEYKERQEKYNFSKNILSKRNSYSKTDTDATFMRMKDDHMRNGQLKPAYNAQIAVESEYVTGVGIFDDRNDIATLIPMLNNMQEKIGYKYLNVIADSGYESEENYLFLESNNQTPYIKPQTYEKWKKRSFKNDISKRENMKYDAESDLYICHNGRKLIPTSIINRKSASGYKSEATIYECESCDNCAHKSKCTKAKGNRKMQVSKTFVEKREISYRNITTEFGTKLRMNRSIQVEGAFGVLKSDYEFNRFLTRGKNSVKTEFILLCFGYNINKLHLKIQNERTQNHLHELKSTA, from the coding sequence ATGTTAAAAACCAAATTATACAATAAAAATTATAATCAATTTAATGATAATTATCAACTTATATTACCATTAAATTTAGAAAACTTAATACCAGAAGATGATTCAGTCCGCTTGCTAAGCCATATATTGGAGGGATTAAATTATACAAAGTTGTATCAGGCGTACTCTTCCGTTGGAAGAAAACCGGCAGTGGAACCAAAAATCATGTTCAAAATAGTATCGTATGCTTATTCTCAAAATGTTTATTCTAGTAGAAAAATAGAGAAAGCATGCAAAAGAGATATAAATTTCAAGTGGCTACTTCAAGGTTATAAAGCACCTGATCATGCTACCATTAGTAGATTCCGTAAAGAATATCTTTCAAATGAAGTAATTGAAGATTTATTTTATCAACAAGTTAAATATCTAGCAGCTCAAAAGGAAATATTATTTGAAAATGTATTTATTGATGGTACTAAAATCGAAGCGAATGCCAATCGTTATACTTTTGTTTGGAAGAAATCCATTTATAAAAATGAGGAAAAAATGTTTGATAAGATTCTTACTCTTGCTGAAAATATCAATCTTGAAGAATCGAGAGACTTTATTGTTAAAAAAGAAACATTGATATATGATATTGATAAAATTCTCGAATGGCTTTTATATGAAAAAGACAAAAGAAACATAGAGTTTGTTCACGGTATTGGTAAAAGAAAAACTGCAATTCAGAAATGGATAGAGCAACTATTTGAATATAAAGAAAGACAAGAAAAATATAATTTCAGTAAAAACATATTATCAAAAAGAAATAGTTATTCTAAAACTGATACAGATGCAACTTTTATGCGTATGAAAGATGACCATATGAGAAATGGTCAATTGAAACCTGCATATAATGCACAAATCGCAGTTGAAAGTGAATACGTAACCGGGGTCGGAATATTTGATGATAGAAATGATATAGCAACATTAATACCTATGCTTAATAATATGCAAGAAAAAATTGGGTATAAATATCTTAATGTAATTGCAGATTCTGGTTACGAAAGTGAGGAGAACTATTTATTTTTAGAATCTAACAATCAAACTCCGTATATAAAACCACAAACTTATGAAAAGTGGAAAAAAAGAAGTTTTAAAAATGATATTAGTAAACGTGAAAACATGAAATATGATGCAGAATCAGATTTATATATTTGCCATAATGGTAGAAAGTTGATTCCGACCTCTATTATTAATAGAAAATCCGCCAGTGGATACAAATCAGAGGCTACTATCTATGAGTGTGAAAGTTGTGATAACTGTGCTCATAAATCGAAGTGCACGAAAGCAAAAGGAAATAGAAAGATGCAAGTTTCAAAAACTTTTGTGGAAAAGCGTGAAATATCTTATAGAAATATCACAACTGAATTTGGAACTAAATTAAGAATGAACAGATCTATTCAGGTCGAAGGAGCATTTGGAGTTCTAAAAAGTGATTATGAATTCAATAGATTTTTAACACGTGGAAAAAATAGTGTTAAAACTGAATTTATTTTGCTTTGTTTTGGCTACAACATTAACAAATTGCATTTAAAAATACAAAATGAAAGAACCCAAAATCATCTTCATGAATTAAAATCTACTGCCTAA
- the rimI gene encoding ribosomal protein S18-alanine N-acetyltransferase produces MDIMIDFMKEEDIDAILDISSLSFSVCWSKGSYIQELTNPIARYLVAKIDNKVVGFIGTWIVLDESHITNIAVHPNHRKHGIGSKLLKEFLDYCKSQGCIAYTLEVRSGNKAARALYEKYNFKQDGVRKGYYEDNKEDAIIMWLRE; encoded by the coding sequence ATGGATATAATGATTGATTTCATGAAAGAAGAAGATATTGATGCAATTTTAGATATTAGTTCATTAAGTTTTTCTGTTTGTTGGAGCAAGGGCTCTTATATTCAAGAATTAACTAATCCTATTGCTAGATATCTAGTTGCAAAAATTGATAATAAAGTTGTAGGTTTTATAGGAACATGGATTGTACTTGATGAGTCACACATAACAAATATAGCAGTACATCCGAACCATAGAAAACACGGTATTGGATCAAAACTCCTTAAAGAATTCCTTGACTATTGCAAAAGTCAAGGGTGTATTGCTTATACTCTTGAAGTAAGAAGTGGCAATAAAGCCGCCAGAGCACTTTATGAAAAATACAATTTTAAACAAGATGGCGTTAGAAAAGGATATTATGAAGACAATAAAGAAGATGCTATAATAATGTGGTTAAGAGAGTAA
- the tsaB gene encoding tRNA (adenosine(37)-N6)-threonylcarbamoyltransferase complex dimerization subunit type 1 TsaB, whose translation MIVLAVDSSSKVATVALMKNKKLLGEITLADKKEHSVILMTIIENLLDNNNLTIDDIDGYVVSKGPGSFTGLRIGMATVKGLSFGSNKPYVSVSSLDALALSVSNFDGIICPIMDALRDSVYTSLYRGNSTCTNSSSESTNTDGNYDLPVKLEQLLDYSALDLSELIELIKAKNEKVIFIGDGVDKYKDYLIENCPNCYFPPNHLNVVRASSLGEIGSILLENGDFDDSNSAPFYLKKPQAVREYEQRMK comes from the coding sequence ATGATTGTACTTGCTGTAGACTCGTCTTCAAAAGTTGCAACTGTTGCACTAATGAAGAACAAAAAATTACTTGGAGAAATTACTTTAGCTGATAAAAAAGAGCACTCTGTAATATTAATGACTATTATTGAAAACTTATTGGATAATAATAATTTAACCATAGATGATATTGATGGTTATGTGGTTTCCAAAGGGCCTGGTTCTTTTACTGGACTTAGAATAGGTATGGCAACCGTAAAAGGTCTAAGCTTTGGAAGTAATAAGCCTTATGTTAGCGTATCTAGTTTAGATGCCTTAGCGCTTAGTGTATCTAATTTTGATGGAATTATATGTCCTATAATGGATGCTTTAAGAGATAGTGTATACACTTCATTATATAGAGGAAATTCAACTTGCACTAATTCATCTAGTGAATCCACAAATACTGATGGGAACTATGACTTACCAGTTAAATTAGAACAACTTTTAGATTATTCTGCCTTAGATTTAAGTGAACTAATAGAATTAATTAAAGCTAAAAATGAAAAAGTTATATTTATAGGTGATGGAGTTGATAAATATAAAGATTATTTAATTGAAAATTGTCCAAATTGTTATTTTCCTCCTAATCATCTTAATGTAGTTAGAGCTTCTTCTTTGGGTGAGATAGGTAGTATATTACTGGAAAATGGTGATTTTGATGATTCAAACTCTGCTCCATTTTATTTAAAGAAACCCCAAGCTGTCAGAGAATATGAGCAAAGGATGAAGTAA